The following coding sequences lie in one Helicobacter kayseriensis genomic window:
- a CDS encoding autotransporter outer membrane beta-barrel domain-containing protein yields MKTFAPAFALSALLVSPHYGIDWTITDTQTKNITGQTINGVQLMRSGNLTVNSTGNSTINQMQMLFLQNGASATFNVNGGNLNLDLSIANMQRVQHQVTFDIKNNATLTLTSGTNGAGNRGIFSGIGTTLNVNIASGGKLVGSLLNDTQTNATLLGGSTMQGDIRQSAGTLSARIEGTLEGGVQIADGVRATLLANENQNPATQTATITGNITQAGGNLSARMNGLHLKGGFVQTGGESNATFKKAQFDSSITISNAATNMEFRNSTLQAISVTGFNLNTGRSDITLYGSTMGEFTGNDSNTTLSLNENSTMKSATQNQRDLTISVNKSIVDGSIVSNSAELTATFVKSQINGGVSNTGGMTTINATSTNIAESITQTRGVMYFKALEETKIGGMFNQSGGNLSRFVLDKSSIQKGVFLTEVRAVPYDRGALMKISASTIHNSMTFKNLSNTLTGEISKGSIINGGLKQFSDATRDDGKVQLTFTQSTLNGGLQVQDGNQPVANRENFEEYMGAFNFHNGSTLTGGVTSNNHSLWLDFKNSQSRDGDFTFTGGRVWVGGSNNSKIQADIVSQDTTSTNLMFSNRVLLEGNITQTNGEQHLQALQTRITGNITNHQTQTRFDMRQNSELLGEYTQTGGSLHWSLGGSSIVKKDITLHNVQTVLDNGIAQDRIETFEQNLTQNDGSLSGELTGLTLKGIFTQNRGTANITFKKANFSNPTSINQAIRSKVIFDEGSQLKDYTISDSPKNAQGEIVNLLKLDHVTILTGNFTLSHSSSKLTVINDSKITGSVISNDPDNDLELDIGSGGTIGGDIEINGGNVGGDFDGGNIGGDIKLTDANAHFHFKDSSIGGTIAITRGNTVMTLDHTNIAKGFTMTGRGDKTPSLILTIENGSSVTGDVRFDDTDVYLGGSGEGNVIEGNLISTNTNLTNTEPVQIENLHPGKEPVFPLPLSGLTITKNFEFNGGKLDLVMTNKSSVGGETIFKDSEFAHLLMDESSTLGKISISNLEDVLITLDHQSTQQADGTNGITLIDSKAVLKAFNQSSIASNILVVSNQNFPSHTEILLNAQSSLIGNIVQNSGDLFLDYRDSSTMRGNITINSLNATINLDDNRLQGSSLIGDLSSTNSIVKIDLNNHSTMKSTITSIATPKMEITLNNQSKLQGSINHTGAKKEGENDLEIKLNSGSILENTGATLIGNIDFDSLSSTINSERIDLVHGKLNIQLDNSNGTIKELGTGGTNAISILTTNYSNSSIDMLTIKDNATLALVGRNNAQISGQLVITKNASASIVSLSNALIDFDITPQDTSTLDIALNGGKLQGIITQEQPLIGKATLGTNGAFGGRWIMTGDSTLKSLVINNSSSSVIDEALMAADSTHSQISMIDMTKDRDEARVGKRVGKDMVASDVVPQDGQTRARTLRLSSLNGLNGVFRVYVDIGANLADKVSAQIALGSHIIQVVYNQKTYTENLDGKYIVVAHVDDPETTVSFAGRDLEIGTQAYQTDVKKVNAQEGNGWDWILGKTTNTGPSYSTKVIASILQSQYRAFSIQTETLNQRLGELKELKRIDGLWARYYMGINGTKETQTHIKVDDYYYSGWIGYDQNSLSLRGQNFLGFALSYALVSPNSKDYTGDIHNVGFNFYDVFVAKNDFYVDVVAKYIMSYGMYEINYYSLAKNSPKYLNHKLMASVEIGKKFKLGQKRYNYFYLQPEAQVTSGYIHGNDLSFVDLSDTTIQANLGYSFPVIMRAGLVGAYAMDYSSFKGDIRLGGSIVYEVNNGGSVRLDDGNNTVEYKYGGDFHLLLQAGANFILNESSRVYLEASTGFLGDTSTTYAVNMGVRFNFGPKNTRRLKVPSSTPPPPPPPPEYDPRNIPVITDNTKNDIRNNNEVRKPSPYNSDYFINTRKNFRDSTSLSK; encoded by the coding sequence ATGAAAACATTCGCCCCTGCTTTTGCTCTTTCTGCTCTTTTGGTTAGCCCTCATTATGGAATCGATTGGACGATTACTGATACCCAAACAAAGAACATTACTGGTCAAACAATCAATGGCGTGCAGTTGATGAGATCAGGAAATCTGACAGTCAATAGCACAGGAAATAGCACGATCAATCAAATGCAAATGCTCTTTTTGCAAAATGGGGCTAGTGCGACCTTTAATGTCAATGGAGGCAATCTCAATCTTGATTTGAGCATTGCAAATATGCAACGCGTTCAGCATCAAGTGACATTTGATATCAAAAATAATGCAACTCTTACTCTGACAAGTGGGACAAATGGTGCGGGAAATCGGGGGATTTTTAGTGGAATCGGGACAACATTAAATGTCAATATCGCTTCGGGTGGAAAGCTTGTGGGGAGTTTATTAAATGACACGCAGACAAATGCTACACTGCTTGGTGGCTCTACAATGCAAGGTGATATCCGACAAAGTGCAGGAACGCTAAGCGCAAGGATTGAGGGAACGCTAGAGGGGGGAGTGCAGATTGCTGATGGAGTGCGAGCCACACTTTTGGCCAATGAAAATCAAAATCCCGCCACCCAAACTGCAACAATCACGGGCAACATTACCCAAGCAGGTGGGAATCTAAGTGCAAGGATGAATGGACTCCATCTCAAAGGAGGATTTGTCCAAACAGGCGGAGAATCAAATGCAACCTTCAAAAAAGCACAATTTGATTCAAGTATCACAATCTCTAATGCAGCGACCAATATGGAGTTTAGAAACAGCACATTGCAAGCGATTTCTGTCACAGGATTTAACCTTAACACGGGGAGAAGTGATATCACTCTTTATGGTTCAACTATGGGGGAATTTACAGGAAATGATTCAAATACAACGCTCTCTTTGAATGAGAATTCAACGATGAAGAGTGCAACTCAAAACCAAAGAGATTTGACCATTAGTGTCAACAAATCAATTGTTGATGGATCTATTGTGTCAAATTCTGCAGAGCTTACTGCAACATTTGTAAAAAGTCAGATCAATGGAGGGGTTTCTAATACAGGTGGAATGACCACGATCAATGCCACCTCAACCAATATCGCTGAAAGCATCACACAAACTCGAGGAGTGATGTATTTTAAAGCTTTGGAGGAGACAAAAATAGGGGGAATGTTTAATCAATCAGGGGGGAATTTATCGCGATTTGTTTTGGATAAGTCAAGTATCCAAAAAGGAGTATTTCTCACTGAAGTAAGGGCTGTGCCTTATGATAGAGGGGCTTTGATGAAGATTTCTGCATCAACAATCCACAACAGTATGACATTTAAAAACTTATCCAACACCCTTACAGGAGAAATCTCAAAGGGTTCTATCATCAATGGTGGATTGAAGCAGTTTAGTGATGCGACGCGAGATGATGGAAAGGTGCAACTCACCTTTACACAATCCACTCTCAATGGAGGATTGCAAGTTCAAGATGGGAATCAACCTGTCGCAAATCGTGAGAATTTTGAGGAATATATGGGGGCATTTAATTTTCACAATGGCTCTACTCTCACAGGGGGCGTCACATCCAACAATCATTCTTTGTGGCTAGATTTCAAAAATAGCCAATCAAGAGATGGTGATTTTACCTTTACAGGTGGGAGAGTTTGGGTTGGAGGAAGCAATAATTCAAAGATCCAAGCTGATATTGTCTCACAGGATACAACGAGCACGAATTTGATGTTTTCAAATCGTGTTTTGTTGGAGGGAAATATCACACAAACCAATGGAGAGCAACACCTCCAAGCTCTTCAGACAAGAATCACAGGGAATATCACCAACCACCAAACCCAAACTCGCTTTGATATGCGTCAAAATTCTGAATTGCTAGGAGAATATACACAGACTGGGGGAAGCTTGCATTGGTCTTTGGGAGGATCATCGATTGTCAAAAAAGACATTACACTCCATAATGTTCAGACAGTATTAGATAACGGCATTGCTCAAGATAGGATAGAAACTTTTGAGCAAAATCTCACTCAAAATGATGGAAGTCTTTCTGGAGAACTCACAGGGCTCACCCTTAAAGGGATTTTTACGCAAAATAGAGGGACTGCAAATATCACCTTTAAAAAGGCCAATTTTTCTAATCCTACAAGTATCAATCAGGCCATCAGATCTAAAGTGATCTTTGATGAAGGATCACAGCTTAAAGATTACACAATCAGCGATAGTCCCAAAAATGCCCAAGGAGAGATTGTCAATCTTCTCAAGCTTGATCATGTCACGATTCTAACTGGAAACTTTACACTCAGTCATTCAAGCTCAAAGCTCACGGTTATCAATGATTCAAAAATCACAGGCAGTGTGATTTCAAATGATCCAGATAATGATTTGGAGCTTGATATCGGAAGTGGAGGGACGATAGGGGGGGATATTGAAATCAATGGAGGGAATGTCGGGGGTGATTTTGATGGAGGAAATATTGGGGGAGATATTAAGCTCACAGATGCCAATGCTCACTTTCATTTCAAAGATTCTTCGATTGGAGGGACGATTGCGATCACGCGTGGCAATACGGTGATGACTTTGGATCATACAAATATCGCCAAGGGCTTCACAATGACAGGAAGGGGAGATAAGACACCTAGCCTTATTTTGACGATTGAAAATGGAAGTTCTGTTACAGGAGATGTGAGATTTGATGATACAGATGTGTATCTAGGCGGATCAGGAGAGGGCAATGTGATAGAGGGGAATCTCATCTCTACAAACACAAATCTGACCAATACTGAACCTGTTCAGATTGAAAACTTGCATCCTGGAAAAGAGCCGGTTTTCCCTCTCCCTCTTTCTGGTCTGACAATTACTAAGAATTTTGAGTTTAATGGAGGGAAGCTTGATTTGGTGATGACCAATAAATCAAGCGTTGGAGGAGAGACGATTTTTAAAGATTCTGAGTTTGCACATCTTTTGATGGATGAGTCTTCTACGCTTGGAAAGATTAGTATCAGCAATCTCGAAGATGTCTTGATTACTCTTGATCATCAATCTACACAACAAGCAGATGGCACGAACGGAATCACTTTGATAGATTCAAAAGCGGTGCTCAAAGCATTTAATCAATCTTCTATCGCTAGCAATATTTTAGTTGTTTCCAATCAAAACTTCCCTTCACATACAGAAATATTGCTTAATGCACAATCTTCTTTGATCGGTAATATTGTCCAAAATAGTGGTGATTTGTTTTTGGATTATCGCGATTCTTCAACTATGAGAGGAAACATCACAATCAATTCTTTGAATGCAACAATCAACCTAGATGATAATCGCTTGCAAGGTTCAAGTTTGATTGGAGATCTTTCTTCGACAAACTCCATAGTGAAAATTGATTTGAATAATCATTCTACTATGAAATCAACGATTACCTCAATCGCTACGCCCAAAATGGAAATCACACTCAATAATCAATCCAAGTTACAAGGAAGTATCAACCATACAGGAGCCAAGAAAGAGGGTGAGAATGACCTAGAGATCAAGCTTAATAGCGGATCGATTCTTGAAAATACAGGGGCGACATTAATTGGAAATATCGATTTTGATTCGCTTAGCTCAACGATCAATTCTGAGCGTATAGATTTAGTGCATGGAAAGCTGAATATACAGCTTGATAACTCCAATGGAACGATTAAAGAGCTAGGGACTGGTGGGACCAATGCGATTAGTATCTTGACAACAAATTATTCTAATAGCTCTATTGATATGCTCACAATCAAAGACAATGCAACCCTAGCTCTTGTAGGGAGAAACAATGCTCAAATCTCAGGCCAACTTGTGATAACAAAAAATGCTTCAGCTTCTATTGTTTCTTTGAGCAATGCTTTGATTGATTTTGATATTACCCCTCAAGATACCTCAACGCTTGATATTGCACTCAATGGAGGAAAACTCCAGGGGATCATCACTCAAGAGCAACCACTGATTGGAAAGGCAACTTTGGGGACAAATGGTGCATTTGGTGGGCGATGGATTATGACAGGAGATTCTACGCTCAAAAGCCTTGTGATCAATAACTCATCTTCTTCGGTCATTGATGAAGCTCTAATGGCAGCAGATTCTACTCATTCTCAAATCAGTATGATTGATATGACCAAAGATAGAGATGAGGCAAGAGTGGGTAAAAGAGTGGGGAAAGATATGGTGGCTTCTGATGTAGTCCCTCAAGATGGGCAGACAAGAGCAAGGACTTTGAGGCTTTCAAGTCTCAATGGATTAAATGGTGTGTTTAGGGTTTATGTCGATATAGGAGCCAATCTAGCAGACAAAGTCAGTGCCCAAATAGCCTTAGGAAGCCATATTATTCAAGTTGTGTATAACCAAAAAACCTACACAGAGAATCTAGATGGGAAGTATATCGTCGTAGCTCATGTAGATGATCCTGAGACAACAGTGAGCTTTGCAGGAAGAGATCTTGAGATTGGGACTCAAGCCTATCAAACCGATGTGAAAAAAGTCAATGCTCAAGAGGGCAATGGGTGGGATTGGATTTTGGGGAAAACAACCAACACTGGACCATCTTATAGCACGAAAGTGATCGCTTCAATTTTGCAAAGCCAATATCGTGCTTTTTCAATCCAAACAGAGACGCTCAACCAGCGACTTGGAGAGCTTAAAGAGCTCAAAAGGATTGATGGGCTTTGGGCGAGGTATTATATGGGAATCAATGGCACAAAAGAAACACAAACCCATATCAAAGTCGACGATTATTATTATTCAGGTTGGATTGGATATGATCAAAATTCTCTTTCTTTGAGAGGGCAAAATTTCCTTGGATTTGCATTGAGCTATGCTTTGGTCTCTCCAAATAGCAAAGACTATACAGGGGATATCCACAATGTAGGATTTAACTTCTATGATGTGTTTGTGGCGAAAAATGATTTTTATGTCGATGTGGTTGCCAAATACATTATGAGTTATGGAATGTATGAGATCAATTACTACTCTCTAGCCAAAAATTCTCCCAAATATCTCAACCATAAATTGATGGCAAGCGTAGAAATTGGGAAGAAATTCAAACTTGGGCAAAAGCGATATAACTATTTTTATTTGCAACCTGAAGCACAGGTGACTAGTGGCTATATCCACGGAAATGATTTGAGCTTTGTAGATCTCTCAGATACGACAATCCAAGCCAATCTGGGCTATTCTTTCCCTGTGATTATGCGTGCGGGATTGGTTGGTGCATATGCGATGGATTATTCTTCATTTAAGGGAGATATTAGGCTAGGGGGGTCAATTGTCTATGAGGTGAATAATGGAGGAAGTGTTCGCTTAGATGATGGAAACAATACAGTGGAATATAAATATGGTGGAGATTTTCATCTATTGCTTCAAGCAGGGGCAAACTTCATTCTCAACGAATCTTCAAGAGTCTATCTTGAAGCCTCAACAGGATTTTTGGGAGATACAAGCACGACTTATGCAGTCAATATGGGTGTGAGATTTAACTTCGGTCCCAAAAATACAAGACGCCTCAAGGTGCCATCTTCAACACCCCCTCCCCCTCCTCCCCCTCCAGAGTATGATCCAAGAAATATCCCTGTCATTACAGACAATACAAAAAATGATATTAGAAATAACAATGAAGTGAGGAAACCTTCTCCTTATAATAGTGATTATTTCATCAATACACGTAAGAATTTTAGGGACTCAACTAGTCTTAGCAAATAA
- a CDS encoding mechanosensitive ion channel family protein translates to MSLIVFLGGKDFYELTQEVININKFSQDQTSAQALIRASQKKEALMKKIITSIVDGEIAPFETLNQSINELENALSSTMQNPYSTAINSLILQELKSKKALVECAQTLSKRNHFFTTHLQVKGEIEQTIKAITEENPISTKGLKPQEAKEVEEKQQELEITLESYVEILNFLKSRIDLLLPKSIWSSFDLGVILDKTVKLLPEKIQYPAVVKLIFSVVIFLAFFFVRHLIARILLKSISLFSKFLESKIVQEQIKEQIATPILWLILLISFNLSLDILVYPNPVSPKLKMWVNACFILSLTWLIILLFKGYGTAILGGLAQRNNSFRREVINLLLKVTYFFIVVIAILVLLKNFGFNVSALIASLGIGGLAVAFAVKDVLANFFASVVLLFDNSFNQGDWIVCGDVEGTVVEIGLRRTTVRTFDNAMLFVPNSLLANGSVRNWNRRKRGRRIRFQVGLTYSSTPEQIKACIRDIQLMLLHHPQIAKADDEKQPLSHYELDLKSSIISLDDLLGYKSNLFVVLDEFAGSSINILVYCFSKTTNWGEWLDVRQDVMLKIMEILDKHNLSFAFPSQSLYIEKMPNQA, encoded by the coding sequence GTGAGTTTAATAGTGTTTTTGGGGGGAAAGGATTTTTATGAGTTGACACAAGAAGTGATCAATATCAATAAATTCTCCCAAGACCAAACTTCCGCTCAAGCACTCATTAGAGCTTCTCAGAAAAAAGAAGCCTTGATGAAAAAAATCATCACAAGTATCGTTGATGGAGAGATCGCACCATTTGAAACGCTCAACCAATCCATCAATGAGCTTGAAAATGCGCTCTCAAGCACGATGCAAAATCCCTACTCAACTGCTATCAATTCTTTAATCTTGCAAGAACTTAAGAGCAAAAAGGCCTTGGTAGAATGCGCCCAAACTCTCTCAAAACGCAATCACTTCTTCACCACGCATCTGCAAGTCAAGGGAGAGATTGAGCAGACAATCAAAGCCATCACAGAAGAGAATCCTATCTCTACCAAAGGACTCAAACCACAAGAGGCTAAAGAGGTAGAAGAGAAACAGCAAGAGCTTGAAATAACGCTTGAAAGCTATGTAGAGATTCTCAATTTTTTGAAAAGTCGTATCGATCTTTTGCTTCCCAAAAGTATTTGGAGTAGTTTTGATCTTGGTGTGATTTTGGACAAAACTGTCAAATTGCTCCCAGAGAAGATTCAATATCCTGCGGTTGTGAAGCTGATCTTCTCTGTGGTGATTTTCCTTGCATTCTTTTTTGTGCGACATTTGATCGCGCGTATTTTGCTCAAATCAATCAGTCTGTTTTCCAAATTCCTTGAAAGCAAGATCGTCCAAGAGCAGATCAAAGAGCAAATCGCTACACCTATTTTGTGGTTGATTTTATTGATTAGCTTTAATCTCTCTTTGGATATCTTGGTCTATCCAAACCCTGTTTCTCCTAAGCTCAAAATGTGGGTGAATGCGTGTTTTATCTTGAGTTTGACTTGGTTGATTATTTTGCTCTTCAAAGGATATGGGACTGCGATTTTGGGAGGTCTTGCCCAGCGTAACAACTCTTTCCGTCGTGAAGTGATCAATCTTTTGCTAAAAGTGACATACTTTTTCATCGTCGTGATTGCCATACTCGTGCTTTTGAAAAATTTTGGATTCAATGTTTCTGCCTTGATTGCTTCACTTGGGATTGGTGGGCTAGCTGTGGCGTTTGCGGTCAAAGATGTGCTTGCCAATTTCTTCGCCTCAGTCGTGCTTTTGTTTGATAACTCTTTCAACCAAGGAGATTGGATCGTGTGTGGTGATGTTGAGGGGACTGTGGTAGAGATCGGATTGCGACGCACGACAGTTCGAACATTTGATAATGCGATGCTTTTTGTTCCCAACTCACTTTTGGCCAATGGAAGCGTGAGGAATTGGAATCGTCGCAAGAGAGGAAGACGCATTAGATTCCAAGTAGGACTCACTTATAGCTCAACCCCAGAGCAAATCAAAGCTTGCATTAGAGATATCCAGCTAATGCTTCTTCATCACCCACAAATTGCTAAAGCCGATGATGAGAAACAACCCCTTAGCCATTATGAACTTGATCTCAAAAGCAGTATTATCTCACTTGATGATCTCCTTGGATACAAAAGCAATCTTTTTGTCGTGCTTGATGAGTTTGCGGGAAGCTCGATCAATATTTTGGTGTATTGTTTCTCCAAAACGACCAATTGGGGAGAATGGCTTGATGTGCGTCAAGATGTGATGCTAAAGATTATGGAGATCTTAGATAAACACAACCTTAGCTTTGCATTCCCAAGCCAAAGCCTCTATATTGAAAAAATGCCAAACCAAGCTTAG
- a CDS encoding DUF7149 domain-containing protein yields MIYFKGQKLQDFIKSHSPKVPKDEDLKRFQANLSNFLDKATKRSDEEYQKKEIEKFLHQSFGYDCNTKGRIDSAIYVEGEAQVLIEVKSLANKAEFPKSPQDLHSKAFYEAILYFLRETQKEQNPSSPTQELESQINSLVYSLYNLTPEEIGIIEGEK; encoded by the coding sequence ATGATCTATTTCAAAGGACAAAAACTCCAAGACTTCATCAAATCTCACAGCCCCAAAGTCCCAAAAGATGAAGACCTCAAACGCTTCCAAGCCAATCTTTCAAATTTCCTAGACAAAGCCACCAAAAGAAGCGATGAGGAATATCAGAAAAAAGAGATCGAGAAATTCTTGCACCAAAGCTTTGGCTATGACTGCAATACCAAAGGCAGAATCGATAGTGCGATTTATGTCGAGGGAGAGGCTCAAGTGCTTATCGAAGTCAAATCCCTAGCCAACAAAGCAGAATTCCCCAAATCCCCTCAAGATCTCCACTCCAAAGCCTTCTATGAAGCGATCCTCTACTTTTTAAGAGAAACGCAAAAAGAGCAAAATCCCAGCTCCCCTACCCAAGAGCTAGAATCCCAAATTAATTCCCTAGTCTATTCCCTCTACAACCTCACTCCTGAGGAGATTGGAATCATTGAAGGAGAGAAGTAA
- a CDS encoding pentapeptide repeat-containing protein produces MTVEELAKLLGIDKSNIQQTESKFVVSDVEIGRIDETLWLEEMEIEFWLCNFESTLVFPKIKSKLVFSDCTFKDFLNARGCVFERDVECRACDFEGKVDFSSAEFQGRVNFSVSRFKNEARFIETKF; encoded by the coding sequence ATGACAGTAGAAGAACTCGCGAAGCTTTTAGGAATCGATAAAAGCAATATTCAACAAACAGAATCTAAGTTTGTAGTATCAGATGTTGAGATCGGAAGGATCGATGAAACGCTGTGGCTTGAAGAGATGGAGATTGAGTTTTGGCTCTGTAATTTTGAAAGTACACTTGTTTTTCCCAAGATAAAAAGCAAGCTAGTCTTCAGCGATTGCACTTTTAAAGATTTCTTGAATGCAAGAGGTTGTGTTTTTGAAAGAGATGTTGAATGCAGGGCCTGTGATTTTGAAGGGAAAGTTGATTTTAGTAGTGCAGAATTTCAAGGAAGAGTAAATTTCTCTGTCTCACGATTTAAAAATGAAGCAAGATTTATAGAAACTAAATTC